The Antedon mediterranea chromosome 11, ecAntMedi1.1, whole genome shotgun sequence genome window below encodes:
- the LOC140061985 gene encoding uncharacterized protein has product MGSLPIQRLKPSPPWTYVGCDLFGPFRVRGEVQKRTQGKAYGVILNCLVTRAVHLDLAVDYSEGAVQKVFRKFSAIRGYPAEVFTDCGSQLAAMHETLKKSSLEYNLQWTYSTPDAPWQNGVTESLIKGIKKALFHTVGEQVLSFEELQTVLFEISDLLNSRPIGQHPTSPEDGTYLCPNDLLLGRSDKAAPM; this is encoded by the coding sequence ATGGGATCACTACCTATCCAAAGATTAAAACCGTCACCCCCGTGGACTTATGTAGGGTGTGATCTGTTCGGCCCATTCAGAGTAAGAGGTGAAGTCCAGAAGAGGACTCAAGGCAAGGCTTATGGAGTGATACTAAACTGTCTAGTGACTAGAGCTGTGCATCTCGATTTGGCGGTTGACTACAGTGAGGGTGCAGTTCAGAAAGTATTTAGGAAGTTTTCTGCGATAAGAGGATATCCAGCAGAAGTATTTACGGACTGTGGGTCACAGTTGGCAGCGATGCATGAGACACTCAAGAAATCGTCGCTGGAGTATAATCTTCAGTGGACATATAGTACGCCGGATGCTCCTTGGCAAAATGGGGTTACTGAGTCTTTAATTAAAGGCATAAAGAAAGCACTATTTCATACAGTAGGTGAACAAGTGTTGTCATTTGAGGAGCTACAGACCGTGTTATTTGAAATATCGGATCTGCTAAATAGTAGACCAATAGGTCAACATCCTACTAGTCCGGAAGATGGCACGTATCTTTGTCCGAACGACTTGTTGCTGGGTAGATCTGATAAAGCGGCACCTATGTGA
- the LOC140061986 gene encoding uncharacterized protein, whose translation MEDAKRHRRRRERSFKTKAEEMKTSVHANHPPELLKDLYEELDESFQNLKIAHEKILDLTEADKEAEEDAWMLPRIDVHSAIRLLFYKHRKDQEEAVQKDSRKQNPLKEGEEKQFVEFIDLISACHRNLKRMAIEHEMNNTRVISEIESRLPDDQKRRWVRLIHDPQSKDKIEKDGKLKILLDYLEEEAKSLKYMMTSLHETNQRPKQQRSIVNTVFTEKPTDIAACILHDNAKHQTQDCKGFKAMSMQERIEVIKQKRVCFRCLKHGHQVKTCKLGNCGKDGCSRKHHPLIHFPPKKEPASNTQNTATSQQTSTGTDALCILMAKSVITKGGTKVNAMFDTASTSSVILADVAEKLKLKGKPLTVSVTKFGGETEQIETFSYTLPLKTKYNGYIKIEVFGMPRITNRLLPQDTEKLADIFKVEKHLIERPTGAVELLIGADNASLFPNILRTEGELALCEGTFGKVWELLAIRSAEVASVAIVPLGQKRFTLKEERELNLIDEGLSYSDGKWTAKYPWIRDPKDLPDNRSVAEAKLRATEKRLQKNEKYAECYASQMDDMLERKVARKLSDSEMRSYKGPVHYISHHGIAKPDSKSTPLRIVFNSSANYKGHVLNEYWAKGPDVNNNLLAVLFRFRREQVALVGDIKKMYHSIDISMLDQHTHRFLWRNMEIDRPIHTYCVTAVNFGDGPSATMAIRALQRTAVLSAELFPEAAQTPQENVYMDDIADNLQTVEKAYERSEEINAILSKGSFNVKEWTISGVNMDTTKFLGLEWNPRDDKLKVPVPTYCEEIGSLTKRKCLGAANSIYDPLGLLSPVTVRAKILLRNLWGKKMDWDQEIEPGDLDEWRSFLKDVKNCEKVSIPRSEKPSKQSENPTLIMFSDALEEAMGTVAYIRYETNLGVFESRLMAAKSRVAPVRITSIVRLELSAAVMSVRLAKTIREESRIPFVRVLYLVDSEIVRSMIQKESYGFKTFAATRIGEIQQFSDSTDWFWVAGKDNIADIISRSITSKCLEENKQWFQGPEFMRNPLEQWPISQSCSVSDIPERVGVIMVADVEEVIESLINIKRFGSFDKLLKTTAMVKRIAKQKSFKSAGIDLNENDVYEAERYWIKTVQRPIRDLKIKTPVAFTNKYGSLGPMIDEDGIVVVGERIKNHVHFSYNNKLVPLLPTDHTFSKLYTEKVHKLSHSGVSATMAKVRAKYWIIRLRRIVSSVRN comes from the exons ATGGAGGATGCAAAAAGGCACAGACGGAGGAGAGAACGGAGCTTTAAAACAAAGGCAGAGGAGATGAAAACATCGGTACACGCAAATCATCCACCGGAGTTGTTAAAAGATTTGTATGAAGAGTTGGACGAGTCattccaaaatttaaaaattgcgCACGAGAAGATACTAGATCTGACTGAGGCTGACAAAGAAGCGGAAGAAGACGCATGGATGCTACCACGGATAGACGTTCATAGCGCGATCAGACTACTCTTTTATAAACATAGAAAAGATCAAGAAGAGGCGGTACAAAAGGACTCCAGGAAGCAAAATCCTTTAAAGGAAGGAGAAGAGAAACAATTTGTTGAGTTCATAGATCTAATTTCAGCATGCCATCGAAATCTGAAGCGGATGGCAATAGAGCACGAGATGAACAATACCAGAGTAATAAGTGAAATTGAGAGTAGGTTACCCGACGATCAAAAGAGAAGATGGGTCAGACTAATACATGATCCTCAATCGAAAGATAAAATAGAAAAAGACGGTAAACTGAAGATTCTTTTGGACTACCTAGAAGAAGAAGCCAAAAGTTTGAAATATATGATGACTAGCTTACACGAAACTAATCAGAGACCAAAACAGCAACGCAGCATTGTCAACACGGTATTTACAGAGAAGCCCACAGATATTGCTGCTTGTATCTTACATGACAATGCTAAACACCAAACGCAAGACTGCAAAGGTTTTAAGGCCATGTCAATGCAAGAACGAATAGAGGTCATCAAACAGAAAAGAGTTTGTTTCAGATGCCTCAAACATGGGCATCAAGTGAAAACATGTAAGTTGGGAAATTGTGGAAAGGATGGATGCAGTAGGAAGCATCACCCGTTAATTCATTTTCCACCGAAAAAAGAGCCAGCTTCAAATACTCAGAACACCGCAACGTCGCAACAGACTAGTACCGGCACTGACGCGCTGTGTATCTTAATGGCCAAGAGCGTGATAACGAAAGGGGGAACCAAAGTCAACGCGATGTTTGATACGGCCAGTACGTCATCCGTTATATTGGCAGACGTAGCTGAAAAACTAAAGTTGAAAGGAAAGCCGCTGACAGTCTCCGTGACAAAATTTGGCGGTGAAACTGAGCAAATCGAGACATTCAGTTATACATTGCCGCTAAAGACGAAGTATAATGGATATATTAAAATAGAAGTATTTGGGATGCCACGCATTACAAACAGACTACTCCCTCAAGACACTGAGAAGTTAGCTGACATCTTCAAGGTGGAAAAGCATCTGATAGAGAGACCTACAGGTGCGGTAGAATTGTTGATAGGAGCTGACAATGCAAGTCTATTTCCGAACATTCTGCGGACTGAAGGAGAATTGGCTCTATGTGAAGGGACGTTTGGA AAAGTATGGGAGTTGCTTGCAATCCGAAGTGCGGAAGTTGCAAGTGTGGCAATTGTCCCATTAGGTCAAAAACGATTTACCCTAAAGGAAGAAAGAGAACTGAATCTTATTGACGAAGGTTTGAGTTATTCAGATGGTAAATGGACAGCCAAATATCCATGGATCAGAGATCCTAAAGATTTACCGGACAACCGATCGGTTGCGGAAGCGAAACTGAGAGCAACCGAAAAGAGATTGCAGAAAAATGAGAAATATGCAGAGTGCTATGCTTCACAGATGGATGATATGTTAGAGCGGAAAGTTGCTCGTAAGTTATCTGACAGTGAGATGAGGAGCTATAAAGGACCTGTTCACTACATATCACATCACGGAATAGCAAAACCAGACAGTAAAAGTACACCTTTAAGAATTGTTTTTAACAGTAGTGCAAACTATAAGGGCCATGTGCTGAACGAATATTGGGCCAAAGGACCAGACGTTAACAATAACTTGTTGGCCGTTCTATTTCGATTTAGAAGAGAACAAGTTGCTTTAGTAGGAGATATCAAGAAAATGTACCACAGTATTGATATTTCAATGTTGGACCAGCATACCCATCGCTTTCTTTGGAGGAATATGGAGATAGATCGTCCAATTCACACTTATTGTGTCACAGCGGTGAATTTTGGAGATGGACCATCTGCTACTATGGCTATAAGAGCACTACAAAGGACAGCAGTGCTTTCGGCAGAACTGTTTCCGGAAGCAGCACAAACGCCACAGGAAAACGTGTATATGGACGACATAGCCGATAATCTACAGACCGTAGAAAAGGCCTACGAGAGATCCGAAGAGATCAACGCTATACTGAGCAAAGGAAGTTTCAATGTAAAAGAATGGACCATCTCAGGTGTAAACATGGACACTACCAAATTTTTAGGGTTAGAATGGAACCCCCGAGACGATAAGCTAAAGGTACCAGTACCAACGTACTGCGAAGAAATAGGAAGCCTGACTAAGAGGAAATGCTTAGGTGCAGCCAATTCCATATATGATCCATTGGGGTTACTATCTCCGGTGACCGTAAGAGCAAAGATACTACTGAGAAATTTGTGGGGAAAGAAGATGGATTGGGATCAAGAAATTGAGCCGGGAGACTTAGACGAATGGCGCAGCTTTCTAAAGGATGTTAAAAATTGCGAAAAGGTTTCAATACCTCGAAGTGAAAAACCAAGCAAACAAAGCGAAAACCCTACGTTGATAATGTTCTCAGATGCCTTAGAAGAAGCTATGGGGACAGTTGCCTACATCAGATATGAGACGAATCTTGGGGTCTTCGAATCTCGCTTGATGGCTGCTAAAAGTAGAGTTGCCCCCGTGAGAATAACAAGTATAGTCAGGTTGGAGTTGAGCGCGGCAGTAATGAGTGTGCGACTAGCAAAAACAATCAGAGAAGAGAGCAGAATCCCGTTTGTAAGGGTTTTATACCTAGTAGACAGCGAAATTGTCCGATCCATGATACAGAAAGAGAGCTATGGTTTTAAAACATTCGCTGCGACCAGGATAGGAGAAATTCAGCAGTTTAGTGACTCTACTGACTGGTTCTGGGTTGCTGGCAAAGATAACATTGCAGATATTATTTCTAGGAGTATTACGAGCAAATGTTTAGAAGAGAATAAACAGTGGTTCCAGGGGCCAGAATTCATGAGAAATCCTTTAGAGCAATGGCCAATCTCTCAGAGTTGTAGCGTTTCGGACATACCAGAAAGAGTTGGAGTGATCATGGTGGCAGACGTAGAGGAAGTGATAGAAAGccttattaacattaaaagatTTGGAAGCTTCGacaaattgttaaaaacaaCCGCCATGGTTAAGCGCATAGCAAAGCAAAAAAGCTTTAAGTCCGCTGGAATAGATCTGAACGAGAACGACGTATATGAAGCCGAACGGTATTGGATCAAGACTGTACAACGCCCGATAAGAGACTTAAAGATTAAAACGCCAGTAGCATTTACGAACAAATATGGTAGCTTAGGACCGATGATAGACGAAGATGGAATCGTGGTAGTGGGAGAGAGAATCAAGAACCATGTTCATTTCAGTTACAATAACAAACTAGTACCTCTACTTCCAACAGATCATACGTTTTCTAAGTTGTATACCGAGAAGGTACATAAATTATCTCACAGTGGAGTGAGCGCTACTATGGCAAAGGTTAGAGCAAAATATTGGATAATCCGATTAAGGCGCATAGTATCATCAGTAAGAAACTAG